From a region of the Fischerella sp. JS2 genome:
- a CDS encoding alpha/beta hydrolase produces MFIPVGFEQRSVITSLGRMVYYTATGLPWQKNKVASEELETLVFLHGFGGGSSAYEWSKVYPAFASEYRILAPDLIGWGRSEHPARNFTIEDYLTTIREFLQQTCTFPVRVIASSLTAAFTIRVAIAHPELFKSLILTIPSGISDFGQDYSRTFFAQLISIPVVDRILYSTGVATENGIRSFLEQRQFARPNRIYEEIVQAYLESAKQPNAEYAALSFVRGDLSFDLSLYIQQLTIPTAIIWGQKSQFTSPEIGYRLAQMNTQAIKFFQELEDVGLTPQLELPAVTIGLIRKFLPLLMESPTAVTY; encoded by the coding sequence ATGTTTATACCAGTAGGATTTGAACAACGCTCTGTGATTACCTCCTTAGGCAGGATGGTTTACTATACTGCCACTGGCTTACCTTGGCAGAAGAATAAAGTTGCTAGCGAGGAATTAGAGACTCTAGTGTTCTTGCATGGATTTGGTGGAGGTTCTTCTGCATATGAGTGGTCAAAAGTTTATCCAGCATTTGCCAGTGAGTATCGCATTTTGGCCCCAGACTTAATCGGTTGGGGTCGATCTGAGCATCCCGCACGCAATTTCACAATTGAAGACTACTTGACGACGATTCGAGAGTTTTTGCAGCAGACTTGCACTTTCCCTGTGAGAGTAATTGCTTCATCTTTGACAGCAGCGTTTACTATTCGAGTTGCGATCGCTCATCCAGAATTATTCAAGTCTTTAATTCTTACCATACCTTCTGGAATTTCTGACTTTGGACAAGATTACTCTCGCACTTTTTTTGCTCAACTCATCAGTATTCCTGTTGTTGATAGAATACTTTACTCTACTGGAGTAGCAACAGAAAATGGTATTCGTAGCTTTCTAGAGCAAAGACAATTTGCTCGCCCCAACCGGATATATGAAGAAATTGTCCAAGCTTATCTAGAATCAGCCAAGCAACCCAACGCTGAATACGCTGCCTTATCTTTCGTACGCGGTGACTTGAGTTTTGATTTATCACTTTACATTCAACAATTAACTATTCCGACCGCAATTATTTGGGGACAAAAATCACAATTTACTAGTCCGGAAATTGGGTATCGTCTTGCTCAAATGAATACGCAAGCGATTAAATTTTTCCAAGAATTAGAAGATGTAGGATTGACACCACAATTAGAACTGCCAGCAGTAACAATTGGTTTAATTAGAAAATTCTTACCTCTTTTAATGGAATCACCAACAGCGGTAACTTATTAA
- a CDS encoding DUF4330 domain-containing protein, translating to MAILDSKGRLFGKFNVLDICAGLVILLVIFGIFFFPGSTGSVAQVGTKTVPIEVDLIVRGLNVRDPEQLYSQGFKKGGKTNVIIRNQPHGKIDIKSLQPLPRTVLVPQPDGTVKELPDPKSNSFSTDMLLTLEGKAQVTENGPVLGNSKVKIGMPFELEGFNYNFNASVIDVRIKDKS from the coding sequence ATGGCTATTTTAGATTCCAAAGGTCGTTTATTTGGTAAATTTAATGTCCTTGATATATGTGCTGGACTGGTAATTTTGCTAGTTATATTTGGCATCTTTTTCTTCCCTGGCAGTACTGGTTCTGTTGCCCAAGTGGGTACTAAAACAGTACCTATTGAAGTAGATTTAATTGTTCGAGGATTAAATGTACGTGACCCCGAACAGTTATATAGCCAAGGATTTAAAAAAGGCGGTAAGACAAATGTTATTATTCGTAATCAACCTCACGGTAAAATAGATATCAAATCTCTTCAACCTTTACCTAGAACTGTACTTGTTCCCCAGCCGGATGGTACTGTGAAAGAATTGCCAGATCCTAAATCAAACAGTTTTAGTACAGATATGTTATTGACTTTGGAAGGCAAAGCACAAGTAACAGAAAATGGTCCAGTTTTAGGTAATAGCAAAGTCAAAATTGGAATGCCATTTGAATTAGAAGGCTTTAATTACAACTTCAATGCCAGCGTGATTGATGTGCGGATTAAAGATAAATCTTAG
- a CDS encoding M48 family metallopeptidase — protein MNNRKSLSIYYSFFRHRLFYPLISVLVALSICLSSALPSQAFDWVPLIFQGVQALQLSNMSDRQEVEVGKQINQQLLDSDVRLYRDANINRYVQQIGQRLVANSDRPKLPFTFQVIDDDSINAFATLGGFVYINTGLIETAENEAELASVMAHEIGHVGGRHLIKQMRQKAIDEGLLTAAGLDRSKVVQIGYQLARNLPGSRKNEFDADKRGLATLTRTGYSQEAMVSFMQKLVKKGSVPTFLSTHPATGDRIDAIKKTINTQSSNSNYGLDNSTYKTNIQALLRS, from the coding sequence ATGAATAATAGGAAAAGCTTATCTATCTATTACAGTTTTTTTCGGCATCGTTTGTTTTATCCGTTGATTTCGGTGCTAGTGGCGCTGAGTATTTGTTTGAGTAGCGCCTTACCATCCCAAGCTTTTGATTGGGTTCCTCTAATTTTTCAAGGAGTCCAAGCACTTCAGCTTTCTAATATGTCTGATCGCCAGGAAGTTGAAGTTGGTAAACAAATTAATCAACAACTGCTAGACAGTGACGTTCGATTATATCGTGATGCCAATATTAATCGTTATGTGCAACAAATTGGTCAGCGATTGGTAGCAAATAGCGATCGCCCCAAGCTTCCTTTTACTTTCCAAGTAATTGACGATGATAGTATAAATGCTTTTGCCACTCTTGGTGGATTTGTATATATAAATACAGGCTTAATAGAAACTGCCGAAAATGAAGCGGAACTAGCAAGTGTCATGGCCCATGAAATTGGTCATGTTGGCGGTAGACATCTAATCAAACAGATGCGCCAAAAGGCGATTGACGAAGGTTTGTTAACAGCAGCAGGTTTAGACCGCAGTAAAGTAGTACAAATTGGTTATCAGTTAGCCCGCAATCTACCTGGTAGTCGTAAAAACGAATTTGATGCTGATAAAAGAGGATTAGCAACTTTGACACGTACTGGTTACAGTCAAGAGGCGATGGTTTCCTTTATGCAGAAACTAGTCAAAAAGGGTTCTGTGCCTACATTTTTGAGTACTCACCCAGCAACAGGTGATCGCATTGATGCGATTAAAAAGACAATCAATACTCAATCAAGCAATAGTAACTATGGTTTAGACAATTCTACATACAAGACCAATATCCAAGCATTGCTTAGGTCTTGA
- a CDS encoding metallophosphoesterase family protein gives MSVTSYRRIVIGDVHGHYEGLMRLLDAIAPASDDQVYFLGDLIDRGPQSAQVVNFVKDSPYQCLLGNHEQMLLNILTKRIPTPTVQAWLYSGGQATVASYEEATIPHDHLEWFDNLPTYIDLGDIWLVHAGVNPFIPLTEQTANQFCWVRDEFHSIEEPYFSDKLMIIGHTITFTLPGVSPGQLAQGQGWLDIDTGAYHPRSGWLTGLDITNNLVYQANVLKNCIRISPLEEIVTIVNPKQFHVNHRNKCFA, from the coding sequence ATGAGCGTAACTAGTTACCGAAGGATAGTAATTGGGGATGTGCATGGTCACTACGAAGGTTTAATGAGATTGTTGGATGCGATCGCCCCCGCATCAGACGATCAAGTCTACTTTTTAGGAGACTTAATAGATCGTGGTCCACAAAGCGCCCAAGTAGTTAATTTTGTCAAAGACAGTCCCTATCAATGTTTGTTAGGGAATCACGAGCAAATGCTATTAAATATTCTCACTAAACGTATCCCCACTCCTACAGTACAAGCATGGCTATATAGTGGTGGTCAGGCAACAGTAGCTAGTTATGAAGAAGCTACAATTCCCCACGATCATCTAGAATGGTTTGATAATTTGCCTACATATATTGATTTAGGGGATATTTGGTTAGTTCATGCTGGTGTTAACCCTTTCATTCCCCTGACAGAACAAACTGCCAATCAATTTTGTTGGGTGCGAGATGAATTCCATAGTATTGAAGAACCATACTTCTCCGATAAATTGATGATTATCGGTCATACTATTACTTTTACTCTACCAGGCGTTTCCCCTGGACAATTAGCCCAAGGACAAGGGTGGTTAGATATAGATACTGGGGCTTATCATCCCCGTAGTGGTTGGTTAACGGGATTGGATATTACAAATAATTTGGTTTATCAAGCAAATGTTCTTAAAAATTGCATCCGGATCTCACCTTTAGAAGAAATAGTGACCATCGTCAACCCGAAACAATTTCATGTTAATCACCGCAACAAGTGTTTCGCCTAA
- a CDS encoding plasmid replication protein, CyRepA1 family has protein sequence MHLHYLQPQHLEELVKSSGIDLHLATLNFQSLQGETVYNYLLISEHIPRTNIGMVKSSWLQRYAHVSAGGWWCAGLDPLNNWEAMEWGCFKPNQPRLNKKGKSIKYEHPPCTPTRVFCLRVSLHVWQQVAQRYNQAMPEDISIAENGEAVGFWPWVMARNIPVIICEGVKKAAALLTQGYAAIGVPGITSGYRVTKDEFGKVISRQMIPDLDAIAIAKRTFYICFDFETQPNKIAAVNNAISQLGFLFQTNDCPVKVIELTGKEKGVDEFIVAKGASAFEKIYRQSVDLEIYLAQTKPHTELTIPPALTLNSRYLGEIPFPTSGLVGIRSAKGTGKTTALQTIVQQAKSRNQPVLLITHRIQLGRFLCEKIGINWGINNDSLVRSDRFHARYQSTPSLGLCIDSLWKLNPEDWQGAILVLDEVEQSLWHLLNSNTCQEKRVKLLKSFQQLIANILTTGGLVIAQDADLSDISLEYLQALAGIKLTPWVVVNQWKPQRGWDVTFYDSPNPTPLIHQLELDLMAGRKCYVTTDSRSGRYSCETIAGYLKERLQRLQKQFSKTLVVSSLTTNTPGHEAVDFITCINQKVPEYDTVFVTPSLGTGISIDVQHFDCVYGIFQGVIPDSEARQALARVRDDVPRVIWCAKRGVGLIGSGSTNYRLLSSWYQENQKENLALLSPIHKIDVDLPLVYDPIHLRTWSKLAARVNASINLYRQSMKDGLIADGHQIHLRSNAVQNNIVRDLRLAFLATDPNDLATRRRLILEIVRVQKDWSKSRQKAKEIKRKIKEIKQQNQLLAATAVANAKNIDYVEYEQLIAKHSLTDKERNQIHKYILRQKYGIAVTPQLKLLDDQGYYGQLLIHYYLTHESEYFWRRDQQEWQQQLSWGEGKVFLPDLKIYTLKVEAMRALGMLQFLEPERVFTEHDADLMLLQNTAVQCSRHIKRTLGINLVKGKEHVSAIKILSRLLNLLGLKLQRVDQSYRINPVTLDDGRERIFAVWHQRDQLISTNLKSIGCDITDCYSDLRSTAQHIYTGNKYKNPVYVR, from the coding sequence ATGCATTTGCACTATCTACAACCCCAACACCTAGAAGAATTAGTCAAGAGTAGTGGTATTGATTTACACTTAGCTACTTTGAATTTTCAATCTTTGCAAGGTGAAACCGTCTATAACTATCTGTTAATTTCTGAACACATACCACGCACGAACATTGGGATGGTAAAGAGTAGCTGGTTACAACGCTATGCTCATGTAAGTGCTGGTGGCTGGTGGTGTGCTGGACTTGATCCTCTCAATAACTGGGAAGCAATGGAGTGGGGATGCTTCAAGCCAAATCAACCTCGACTCAATAAAAAAGGCAAATCTATTAAGTACGAACATCCTCCCTGCACACCGACGCGGGTGTTTTGTTTACGAGTTAGTCTCCATGTGTGGCAGCAAGTCGCTCAACGTTATAATCAAGCCATGCCTGAAGATATTAGCATTGCCGAAAATGGTGAAGCTGTGGGTTTTTGGCCATGGGTGATGGCAAGAAATATACCAGTAATTATTTGTGAAGGCGTCAAAAAAGCTGCTGCACTGTTAACGCAAGGATATGCGGCTATCGGTGTCCCCGGAATTACTAGTGGTTATCGCGTTACTAAAGATGAATTTGGCAAAGTTATTAGTCGTCAAATGATACCAGACTTAGATGCGATCGCGATCGCTAAACGCACATTTTATATTTGCTTTGATTTTGAAACTCAACCCAACAAAATCGCCGCAGTCAATAATGCTATTTCTCAACTTGGTTTTCTATTCCAAACCAATGATTGTCCTGTAAAAGTGATAGAACTAACAGGGAAAGAAAAAGGAGTTGATGAGTTTATTGTTGCTAAAGGTGCAAGTGCCTTTGAGAAAATATATCGTCAAAGCGTTGATTTAGAAATTTATCTTGCTCAAACAAAGCCTCATACCGAATTAACTATACCTCCAGCACTTACTCTTAACAGTCGCTATTTAGGGGAAATCCCTTTTCCGACTTCTGGGTTAGTAGGTATAAGATCAGCTAAAGGTACAGGCAAAACCACAGCGCTTCAGACAATTGTGCAACAAGCAAAAAGTAGAAATCAACCAGTTTTATTAATTACTCATAGAATTCAACTTGGTCGATTTTTATGTGAAAAAATCGGTATTAATTGGGGCATTAATAATGATAGCTTAGTGCGTAGCGATCGCTTTCATGCTCGCTATCAATCCACCCCATCTCTAGGATTATGTATAGATTCTTTATGGAAGCTGAATCCTGAAGATTGGCAAGGAGCTATCTTAGTTTTAGATGAAGTAGAACAATCGTTATGGCATCTGCTCAACAGTAACACTTGTCAAGAAAAACGAGTCAAATTATTAAAATCATTTCAGCAACTAATTGCTAATATACTAACCACAGGTGGATTAGTTATTGCTCAAGATGCCGATTTATCTGATATTTCTTTAGAATATTTACAAGCATTAGCAGGAATTAAATTAACCCCGTGGGTAGTAGTTAATCAATGGAAACCGCAACGAGGTTGGGATGTGACTTTTTATGATTCTCCTAACCCAACTCCACTAATTCACCAGCTAGAATTAGATTTAATGGCAGGACGTAAATGTTATGTTACTACTGATAGTCGTTCCGGACGTTACAGTTGTGAAACAATCGCTGGCTACTTGAAAGAACGACTGCAAAGACTGCAAAAGCAATTTTCTAAAACCTTAGTAGTCAGTAGTTTGACAACAAATACTCCTGGTCATGAAGCTGTTGACTTTATCACATGTATTAACCAAAAAGTGCCAGAATACGATACTGTTTTTGTCACTCCCAGCTTAGGGACTGGAATTAGTATTGATGTCCAACATTTCGATTGTGTATATGGCATTTTTCAAGGAGTAATTCCTGATTCAGAAGCACGACAAGCATTAGCCAGGGTACGAGATGATGTCCCACGAGTTATTTGGTGTGCTAAGCGAGGTGTTGGTTTAATTGGTAGTGGTAGTACAAATTATCGTTTGCTCTCTTCTTGGTATCAAGAAAATCAAAAAGAAAACTTAGCCTTACTTAGTCCTATACATAAAATTGATGTAGATTTACCATTAGTGTATGATCCAATTCATTTACGAACTTGGTCTAAATTAGCAGCAAGAGTAAATGCTTCGATTAACCTCTATCGTCAATCAATGAAAGATGGTTTAATTGCTGATGGTCATCAAATTCATCTACGGAGTAATGCTGTCCAAAATAATATTGTTCGTGATTTACGTCTTGCTTTTTTAGCTACTGACCCTAATGATTTAGCGACTCGCAGAAGATTGATTCTAGAAATTGTGAGAGTTCAAAAAGACTGGTCAAAAAGTCGTCAAAAAGCAAAAGAAATTAAACGCAAAATCAAGGAAATTAAGCAACAAAATCAATTATTAGCAGCAACGGCTGTAGCTAATGCCAAAAATATTGACTATGTGGAATATGAGCAGCTAATAGCTAAACATTCGCTAACAGATAAGGAACGCAATCAAATTCATAAATATATTCTTAGGCAGAAATACGGCATAGCAGTTACTCCCCAACTTAAATTGCTAGATGACCAGGGATATTATGGACAATTGTTAATTCACTATTATCTCACTCATGAAAGTGAATATTTTTGGCGACGAGATCAGCAAGAATGGCAACAGCAACTATCCTGGGGTGAAGGTAAGGTTTTTCTACCAGATTTAAAAATATATACCCTCAAAGTTGAAGCAATGAGAGCTTTAGGAATGCTACAGTTTTTAGAGCCAGAACGAGTATTTACTGAACACGATGCTGATTTAATGTTGTTGCAAAATACTGCTGTGCAGTGTAGTAGACACATTAAAAGAACACTTGGTATCAATTTAGTGAAGGGTAAAGAACACGTTTCAGCAATCAAAATCCTGAGTAGATTATTGAATTTACTAGGTTTGAAATTACAGCGAGTTGATCAATCTTACAGAATAAATCCCGTAACTCTCGATGATGGTAGAGAGAGAATATTTGCAGTTTGGCATCAACGAGACCAGCTAATATCAACTAATCTTAAGAGCATTGGATGCGATATTACTGATTGTTACTCTGATTTGAGAAGCACAGCACAGCACATATATACAGGAAATAAATATAAAAATCCTGTGTATGTCAGATAA
- a CDS encoding DUF4440 domain-containing protein gives MAAEYSQEILLRKLEERLLQPDVRRSALEVADLLADEFIEFGSSGRVFDKQQTIEHLQNEPIEPLTQRSITEFNTSVLAAGVVLVTYRVVRYSTASEEHVYSLRSSVWKLINNQWKIVFHQGTLTKEA, from the coding sequence ATGGCAGCAGAGTATTCACAAGAAATACTTCTCCGTAAGCTTGAAGAGCGTTTGCTGCAACCCGATGTACGAAGATCAGCGCTAGAAGTTGCAGACTTGCTGGCTGACGAATTTATTGAATTCGGAAGTTCAGGACGTGTCTTTGATAAGCAGCAAACTATCGAGCATTTGCAGAATGAACCCATTGAACCCCTAACTCAAAGATCAATAACAGAATTCAACACCTCGGTTTTGGCAGCAGGAGTTGTTTTAGTAACTTATCGTGTAGTTAGATACAGTACAGCTAGCGAAGAGCATGTTTATTCACTACGAAGTTCTGTATGGAAATTAATTAATAATCAATGGAAAATAGTCTTCCATCAAGGTACTTTGACAAAGGAGGCATAA
- a CDS encoding Vat family streptogramin A O-acetyltransferase, translating into MQCPDAKNPHPMQGFPQVCFIKNTVTNPNIIIGDYTYYDDLQDSENFERNVLYHYPFIGDKLIIGKFCALATGVKFIMNGANHQMSGFSTYPFNIFGSGWERLTPKPEELPFKGDTVIGNDVWIGYEAVIMPGVKIGDGAVVAAKSVVVKDVPPYAIVGGNPASLLRLRFPDEIIDALLKIAWWNWDIEKITRNLENIVGADIEALKNCV; encoded by the coding sequence ATGCAATGTCCAGATGCAAAAAACCCACATCCCATGCAGGGTTTTCCCCAGGTATGTTTTATTAAAAACACTGTCACCAACCCTAACATCATCATTGGGGATTATACATATTACGATGACCTACAAGACTCGGAAAACTTTGAGCGTAATGTGCTTTACCACTACCCATTTATTGGCGACAAGCTGATCATTGGCAAGTTTTGTGCTTTAGCCACAGGCGTAAAATTCATCATGAATGGTGCAAATCATCAGATGTCTGGCTTTTCAACCTATCCATTTAACATTTTTGGTAGTGGTTGGGAACGCCTCACACCAAAACCCGAAGAATTACCTTTCAAAGGTGACACTGTGATTGGTAACGATGTGTGGATTGGATACGAAGCAGTGATTATGCCTGGAGTTAAAATCGGTGATGGTGCGGTCGTTGCTGCAAAATCTGTAGTTGTCAAAGATGTACCACCTTACGCAATTGTCGGAGGTAATCCAGCTAGTTTATTACGCCTACGCTTTCCAGACGAAATCATTGATGCTTTACTAAAAATTGCCTGGTGGAACTGGGATATAGAAAAAATTACGAGAAATTTAGAAAACATTGTGGGTGCAGATATTGAAGCGTTAAAAAATTGTGTGTGA
- the ureE gene encoding urease accessory protein UreE: MLTFTQKKPPNPNAAVVSTLFLTAEERKRSRHRLQMEDGQVVFLRLPRGTVLRDGDILVDETTGSLVRIIAKPEPVLTVVAKNTIDLLKAAYHLGNRHVAVEITSTYLRLSPDSVLQAMLQQLGVEIKAEISPFQPETGAYGHHHSH; the protein is encoded by the coding sequence ATGCTAACTTTTACCCAAAAAAAACCACCAAATCCGAATGCAGCAGTAGTTTCTACTTTGTTTCTCACTGCGGAAGAACGTAAGCGCAGTCGTCATCGCTTGCAAATGGAAGATGGACAAGTGGTTTTTTTGCGTTTACCTAGAGGTACGGTACTGCGAGATGGGGATATTCTTGTAGATGAAACTACTGGTAGTCTAGTGAGGATTATTGCCAAGCCAGAACCTGTTTTAACAGTAGTTGCTAAAAACACTATAGATTTGCTAAAGGCGGCCTATCATTTAGGCAACCGTCATGTGGCAGTAGAAATTACATCCACTTATTTACGCTTATCTCCTGATTCAGTTTTACAGGCAATGCTGCAACAACTAGGAGTGGAAATTAAAGCAGAAATATCACCCTTTCAACCAGAAACAGGTGCGTATGGACACCATCACTCTCACTGA
- a CDS encoding urease accessory protein UreF produces the protein MDTITLTDANLLCLLQLASPALPVGGYSYSEGLETLVEDGAIAHPAHLKHWLEMELRYGAIRMEAAVMIRGYQSVQVGDFQRLSSWNNWLSAARETEELRASSLGMGRSLIRLLIELEPQIKPITDSVGNSCNYAIAFGIAAAYWQINIQTALLGYLYSWANNLITAGVKLVPLGQTSGQKILLELQPLLSYVTVQILNLEGDELSCCTWGLSLASMRHETLYTRLFRS, from the coding sequence ATGGACACCATCACTCTCACTGATGCTAATCTGTTGTGTCTGTTGCAACTAGCTAGCCCAGCTTTACCTGTGGGCGGATATAGTTATTCTGAAGGATTAGAAACTTTGGTAGAAGATGGTGCGATCGCTCATCCAGCACATCTTAAGCATTGGTTAGAAATGGAATTGCGTTATGGGGCAATTCGCATGGAAGCAGCAGTGATGATTCGAGGCTATCAATCAGTACAAGTGGGAGATTTCCAGAGGTTATCTAGTTGGAATAATTGGTTATCGGCGGCCAGAGAAACCGAAGAATTACGCGCTTCTAGTTTGGGGATGGGGCGATCACTAATCCGTCTGTTAATTGAATTAGAACCACAAATTAAACCTATTACTGATTCTGTGGGTAATTCCTGTAATTATGCGATCGCTTTTGGCATTGCTGCTGCCTATTGGCAAATAAATATACAAACAGCCTTATTAGGATATTTATATTCTTGGGCAAATAACTTGATTACTGCTGGGGTGAAACTCGTTCCTCTAGGTCAAACTTCAGGGCAAAAAATACTACTAGAACTCCAGCCATTACTGAGCTACGTCACAGTACAGATTCTAAATTTAGAAGGTGATGAACTCAGTTGCTGTACTTGGGGTTTATCTTTAGCAAGTATGAGGCATGAAACACTGTATACAAGATTGTTTAGAAGCTAG
- a CDS encoding HD domain-containing protein gives MQINRLTQQIQFIIEIDKLKQILRQTLLTDSSRQENSAEHSWHITVMAIVLAEYAPAGTDILRAIKMLLIHDLVEIDAGDTFCYDLQGNLSKAEKEAEAAKRLFGLLPVDQQTELHSLWEEFELQQTPTAHFAAALDRIQPLLHNQQTQGGTWRIHGIFREQVMRRVAPVEVGAPELWSFVQQLIDDCVAAGYLQANSGVEVG, from the coding sequence ATGCAAATTAATCGACTGACTCAACAAATTCAATTCATTATAGAAATTGACAAACTCAAGCAAATTTTGCGTCAAACTCTGCTTACAGATAGCTCACGTCAAGAAAATAGTGCTGAACACTCTTGGCATATCACAGTCATGGCGATAGTTTTAGCGGAGTATGCTCCAGCAGGAACTGACATTCTCCGTGCTATCAAAATGTTGCTAATTCACGATTTAGTGGAAATTGATGCAGGTGATACCTTCTGTTATGATTTGCAAGGCAATTTGAGCAAAGCAGAAAAAGAAGCTGAAGCAGCAAAAAGACTATTTGGACTTTTACCTGTAGATCAACAAACAGAGTTACATTCTCTGTGGGAAGAGTTTGAATTACAGCAAACACCCACTGCTCATTTTGCCGCAGCTTTAGACCGTATCCAACCTCTACTGCATAACCAACAAACTCAAGGTGGAACTTGGCGCATTCATGGTATTTTCCGCGAGCAAGTCATGCGACGTGTTGCTCCTGTAGAAGTAGGTGCGCCAGAATTATGGTCTTTTGTTCAACAATTAATAGATGATTGTGTTGCAGCAGGTTATTTGCAAGCAAATTCTGGTGTGGAAGTTGGTTAG
- a CDS encoding DUF3611 family protein, which yields MHTSHSPSTNVHKIASEFRILGWIGFWLQLVLGSIPLFIAIPTLLFRGNSGRVGTQNSIGVLSAYACLLVLIFTIYWCFRYTRLSRKLDDPDLRPSRKEVTRGLWIGIIANISGMVFAVIVLLTQVGLLLNKVLSIPQGASTIYRPLPGAAVATPGLPITPLQIISIQAVSCAIAAELVGVIVALWLLYRLIPQPVYE from the coding sequence ATGCATACATCACACTCACCATCAACTAACGTTCATAAAATTGCCAGCGAATTTCGCATACTGGGTTGGATTGGTTTCTGGCTACAGTTAGTGTTGGGAAGTATCCCCCTATTCATAGCTATACCTACCCTGTTGTTTAGGGGCAATTCTGGCCGAGTCGGCACTCAAAACAGTATTGGTGTTTTGAGTGCTTATGCTTGTTTGCTAGTTTTAATCTTCACAATTTACTGGTGTTTTCGCTACACACGCTTGTCAAGAAAGCTAGATGATCCTGATCTGCGCCCCTCTAGAAAAGAGGTGACGAGAGGTTTGTGGATCGGCATCATTGCCAATATTAGCGGCATGGTATTTGCAGTCATTGTCTTACTTACTCAGGTCGGCTTGCTGTTGAATAAAGTCCTATCAATTCCCCAAGGCGCATCTACTATTTATAGACCCCTACCTGGTGCGGCGGTAGCAACTCCAGGTTTACCAATTACTCCTCTACAAATTATCTCCATACAGGCAGTCAGCTGTGCGATCGCTGCGGAATTAGTGGGAGTAATTGTTGCGCTGTGGCTGTTATATAGGCTTATACCACAGCCTGTTTATGAATAA